In a genomic window of Vulpes lagopus strain Blue_001 chromosome 13, ASM1834538v1, whole genome shotgun sequence:
- the FLNC gene encoding filamin-C isoform X1, translating into MMNNSGYSEAAGLGLGDEVDDMPSTEKDLAEDAPWKKIQQNTFTRWCNEHLKCVGKRLTDLQRDLSDGLRLIALLEVLSQKRMYRKFHPRPNFRQMKLENVSVALEFLEREHIKLVSIDSKAIVDGNLKLILGLIWTLILHYSISMPMWEDEDDEDARKQTPKQRLLGWIQNKVPQLPITNFNRDWQDGKALGALVDNCAPGLCPDWEAWDPNQPVENAREAMQQADDWLGVPQVIAPEEIVDPNVDEHSVMTYLSQFPKAKLKPGAPVRSKQLNPKKAIAYGPGIEPHGNTVLQPAHFTVQTVDAGVGEVLVYIEDPEGHTEEAKVVPNNDKNRTYAVSYVPKVAGLHKVTVLFAGQNIERSPYEVNVGMALGDANKVSARGPGLEPMGNVANKPTYFDIYTAGAGTGDVAVVIVDPQGRRDTVEVALEDKGDNTFRCTYRPVMEGPHTVHVAFAGAPITRSPFPVHVAEACNPNACRASGRGLQPKGVRVKEVADFKVFTKGAGSGELKVTVKGPKGTEEPVKVREAGDGVFECEYYPVVPGKYVVTITWGGYAIPRSPFEVQVSPEAGTQKVRAWGPGLKTGQVGKSADFVVEAIGTEVGTLGFSIEGPSQAKIECDDKGDGSCDVRYWPTEPGEYAVHVICDDEDIRDSPFIAHIQPAAPDCFPDKVKAFGPGLEPTGCIVDKPAEFTIDARAAGKGDLNLYAQDADGCPVNIMVIPNGDGTFRCSYVPTKPIKHTIIISWGGVNVPKSPFRVNVGEGSHPERVKVYGPGVEKTGLKANEPTYFTVDCSEAGQGDVSIGIKCAPGVVGPAEADIDFDIIKNDNDTFTVKYTPPGAGRYTIMVLFANQEIPASPFHIKVDPSHDASKVKAEGPGLNRTGVEVGKPTHFTVLTKGAGKAKLDVHFAGAAKGEAVRDFEIIDNHDYSYTVKYTAVQQGNMAVTVTYGGDPVPKSPFVVNVAPPLDLSKVKVQGLNSKVAVGQEQAFSVNTRGAGGQGQLDVRMTSPSRRPIPCKVEPGGGAETQAVRYMPPEEGPYKVDITYDGHPVPGSPFAVEGVLPPDPSKVCAYGPGLKGGLVGSPAPFSIDTKGAGTGGLGLTVEGPCEAKIECQDNGDGSCAVSYLPTEPGEYTINILFAEAHIPGSPFKATIRPVFDPSKVRASGPGLERGKAGEAATFTVDCSEAGEAELTIEILSDAGVKAEVLIHNNADGTYHITYSPAFPGTYTITIKYGGHPVPKFPTRVHVQPAVDTSGIKVSGPGVEPHGVLREVTTEFTVDARSLTATGGNHVTARVLNPSGAKTDTYVTDNGDGTYRVQYTAYEEGVHLVEVLYDDVAVPKSPFRVGVTEGCDPTRVRAFGPGLESGLVNKANHFTVETRGAGTGGLGLAIEGPSEAKMSCKDNKDGSCTVEYIPFTPGDYDVNITFGGRPIPGSPFRVPVKDVVDPGKVKCSGPGLGAGVRARVPQTFTVDCSQAGRAPLQVAVLGPTGVAEPVEVLDNGGGTHTVHYTPATDGPYTVAVKYADQEVPRSPFKIKVLPAHDASKVRASGPGLNASGIPASLPVEFTIDARDAGEGLLTVQILDPEGKPKKANIRDNGDGTYTVSYLPDMSGRYTITIKYGGDEIPYSPFRIHALPTGDASKCLVTVSIGGHGLGACLGPRIQIGEETVITVDAKAAGKGKVTCTVSTPDGAELDVDVVENHDGTFDIYYTAPEPGKYVITIRFGGEHIPNSPFHVLACDPMPHVEEPADVLQLPRPSTYPTHWATEEPVVPAEPMESMLRPFNLVIPFTVQKGELTGEVRMPSGKTARPNITDNKDGTITVRYAPTEKGLHQMGIKYDGNHIPGSPLQFYVDAINSRHVSAYGPGLSHGMVNKPATFTIVTKDAGEGGLSLAVEGPSKAEITCKDNKDGTCTVSYLPTAPGDYSIIVRFDDKHIPGSPFTAKITGDDSMRTSQLNVGTSTDVSLKITESDLSLLTASIRAPSGNEEPCLLKRLPNRHIGISFTPKEVGEHVVSVRKSGKHVTNSPFKILVGPSEIGDASKVRVWGKGLSEGHTFQVAEFIVDTRNAGYGGLGLSIEGPSKVDINCEDMEDGTCKVTYCPTEPGTYIINIKFADKHVPGSPFTVKVTGEGRMKESITRRRQAPSIATIGSTCDLNLKIPGNWFQMVSAQERLTRTFTRSSHTYTRTERTEISKTRGGETKREVRVEESTQVGGDPFPAVFGDFLGRERLGSFGSITRQQEGEASSQDMTAQVTSPSGKMEAAEIVEGEDSAYSVRFVPQEMGPHTVTVKYRGQHVPGSPFQFTVGPLGEGGAHKVRAGGTGLERGVAGVPAEFSIWTREAGAGGLSIAVEGPSKAEIAFEDRKDGSCGVSYVVQEPGDYEVSIKFNDEHIPDSPFVVPVASLSDDARRLTVTSLQETGLKVNQPASFAVQLNGARGVIDAKVHTPSGAVEECYVSELDSDKHTIRFIPHENGVHSIDVKFNGAHIPGSPFKIRVGEQSQAGDPGLVSAYGPGLEGGTTGVSSEFIVNTLNAGSGALSVTIDGPSKVQLDCRECPEGHVVTYTPMAPGNYLIAIKYGGPQHIVGSPFKAKVTGPRLSGGHSLHETSTVLVETVTKSSSSRGSSYSSIPKFSSDASKVVTRGPGLSQAFVGQKNSFTVDCSKAGTNMMMVGVHGPKTPCEEVYVKHMGNRVYNVTYTVKEKGDYILIVKWGDESVPGSPFKVNVP; encoded by the exons ATGATGAACAACAGCGGCTACTCGGAGGCCGCGGGCCTCGGCCTGGGCGACGAGGTGGACGACATGCCGTCCACGGAGAAGGACCTGGCGGAGGACGCGCCGTGGAAGAAGATCCAGCAGAACACGTTCACGCGCTGGTGCAACGAGCACCTCAAGTGCGTGGGCAAGCGCCTGACCGACCTGCAGCGCGACCTCAGCGACGGGCTGCGGCTCATCGCGCTGCTCGAGGTGCTCAGCCAGAAGCGCATGTACCGCAAGTTCCACCCGCGCCCCAACTTCCGCCAGATGAAGCTGGAGAACGTGTCCGTGGCCCTCGAGTTCCTCGAGCGCGAGCACATCAAGCTCGTGTCCATCG ACAGCAAGGCCATCGTGGATGGGAACCTGAAGCTGATCCTGGGTCTAATCTGGACGCTGATCCTGCACTACTCTATCTCCATGCCCATGTgggaggatgaggatgatgaggACGCCCGCAAGCAGACGCCCAAACAGCGTCTGCTCGGCTGGATCCAGAACAAGGTGCCCCAACTGCCCATCACTAACTTCAACCGTGACTGGCAGGACGGCAAGGCTCTGGGCGCCCTGGTGGACAACTGCGCCCCTG GCCTCTGCCCTGACTGGGAGGCCTGGGACCCCAACCAGCCTGTGGAGAACGCCCGGGAGGCCATGCAGCAGGCGGACGACTGGCTCGGGGTGCCCCAG GTGATTGCCCCTGAGGAGATTGTGGATCCCAACGTGGATGAGCATTCTGTCATGACCTACCTGTCCCAGTTCCCCAAGGCCAAACTCAAGCCTGGTGCCCCTGTTCGCTCTAAGCAGCTGAACCCGAAGAAGGCCATCGCCTACGGGCCTG GCATTGAGCCCCATGGCAACACGGTGCTGCAGCCTGCCCACTTCACTGTTCAGACGGTGGATGCCGGTGTGGGTGAGGTGCTGGTCTACATTGAGGACCCTGAGGGCCACACCGAGGAG GCCAAGGTGGTTCCCAACAATGACAAGAACCGGACCTATGCTGTCTCCTATGTGCCTAAGGTTGCGGGGTTGCACAAG GTGACCGTGCTCTTTGCTGGCCAGAACATCGAACGCAGCCCCTATGAGGTGAACGTGGGCATGGCCCTGGGGGATGCCAACAAGGTGTCGGCCCGTGGCCCTGGCCTGGAGCCCATGGGCAATGTGGCCAACAAACCCACCTACTTTGACATCTACACTGCGG GGGCTGGGACTGGTGATGTTGCCGTGGTGATCGTGGACCCGCAGGGCCGGAGGGACACAGTGGAGGTGGCCCTGGAAGACAAGGGTGACAACACATTCCGATGCACGTACAGGCCTGTGATGGAGGGGCCCCACACGGTGCATGTGGCCTTTGCTGGTGCCCCCATCACCCGCAGTCCTTTCCCCGTCCATGTGGCAGAAG CCTGTAACCCCAATGCCTGCCGTGCCTCTGGGCGGGGCCTGCAGCCCAAGGGTGTGCGTGTGAAAGAGGTGGCTGACTTCAAGGTGTTCACGAAGGGTGCCGGCAGCGGAGAGCTCAAGGTCACAGTCAAGGGGCCAA AGGGCACAGAGGAGCCAGTAAAGGTGCGAGAGGCTGGAGATGGTGTGTTCGAGTGTGAGTACTACCCTGTGGTGCCTGGGAAGTACGTGGTGACCATCACATGGGGCGGCTATGCTATCCCCCGCAG CCCCTTTGAGGTACAGGTGAGCCCAGAGGCAGGAACACAGAAGGTACGGGCCTGGGGTCCTGGCCTGAAAACTGGCCAGGTGGGCAAGTCAGCCGACTTTGTGGTAGAGGCCATTGGCACGGAGGTGGGGACACTGG GCTTCTCCATTGAGGGGCCCTCGCAGGCCAAGATTGAGTGTGATGACAAGGGGGATGGCTCCTGCGATGTGAGGTACTGGCCCACAGAGCCCGGGGAGTATGCTGTGCATGTCATCTGTGATGATGAGGACATCCGAGACTCCCCCTTCATTGCCCACATCCAGCCAGCTGCACCCGACTGCTTTCCAGACAAG GTGAAGGCCTTTGGGCCCGGCCTGGAGCCCACAGGCTGCATCGTGGACAAGCCTGCGGAGTTCACCATTGATGCCCGTGCCGCTGGCAAGGGAGACCTGAATCTGTACGCCCAG GACGCTGATGGCTGCCCTGTCAACATCATGGTCATTCCCAACGGTGATGGCACCTTCCGCTGCTCCTACGTGCCCACCAAGCCCATTAAACACACCATCATCATTTCCTGGGGAGGTGTCAACGTGCCCAAGAGCCCCTTCCGG GTAAATGTGGGAGAAGGCAGCCACCCTGAGCGGGTGAAGGTGTATGGCCCAGGCGTGGAGAAGACGGGCCTCAAGGCCAACGAGCCTACCTACTTCACCGTGGACTGCAGTGAGGCTGGGCAAG GTGATGTGAGTATCGGTATCAAGTGCGCCCCTGGCGTAGTGGGCCCTGCGGAAGCTGACATCGACTTTGACATCATCAAGAATGACAATGACACCTTCACAGTCAAGTACACACCCCCGGGAGCGGGCCGCTACACCATCATGGTGCTGTTTGCCAACCAG GAGATCCCTGCCAGTCCCTTCCATATTAAGGTGGACCCATCCCATGATGCCAGCAAGGTCAAGGCTgagggccctgggctgaacaGAACAG GTGTGGAAGTTGGGAAGCCCACTCACTTCACAGTACTGACCAAGGGAGCCGGCAAGGCCAAGTTGGATGTGCACTTTGCTGGGGCTGCCAAGGGTGAAGCTGTGCGGGACTTTGAAATCATTGACAACCATGACTACTCCTACACTGTCAAGTACACAGCGGTCCAGCAg GGCAACATGGCTGTGACAGTGACCTATGGTGGGGACCCTGTCCCCAAGAGCCCCTTTGTAGTGAATGTGGCACCCCCATTGGACCTCAGCAAAGTCAAAGTTCAAGGCTTGAACAGCA AGGTGGCTGTGGGGCAAGAACAGGCGTTCTCTGTGAACACACGTGGGGCTGGCGGTCAGGGCCAGCTGGATGTGCGGATGACCTCACCCTCTCGCCGACCCATCCCTTGCAAGGTGGAGCCTGGGGGTGGAGCTGAAACCCAGGCTGTGCGCTACATGCCCCCTGAGGAGGGGCCCTACAAGGTGGACATCACCTACGATGGTCACCCAGTGCCTGGCAGCCCCTTTGCTGTGGAAGGTGTCCTGCCCCCTGACCCCTCCAAG GTCTGTGCTTATGGCCCTGGTCTCAAGGGTGGACTGGTAGGCAGCCCAGCACCGTTCTCCATTGACACCAAGGGGGCAGGCACCGGCGGCCTGGGGCTGACTGTAGAGGGCCCCTGCGAAGCCAAGATTGAGTGCCAGGACAATGGTGATGGCTCATGTGCTGTCAGCTACCTACCCACGGAGCCGGGCGAGTACACCATCAACATCCTATTTGCCGAAGCCCACATCCCAGGCTCACCCTTCAAGGCCACCATCCGGCCTGTGTTTGACCCAAGCAAGGTGCGGGCCAGTGGGCCTGGCCTGGAGCGTGGCAAGGCTGGCGAGGCAGCCACCTTCACTGTGGACTGCTCGGAGGCGGGTGAGGCTGAGCTGACCATTGAGATCCTGTCGGATGCCGGCGTCAAGGCTGAGGTGCTGATCCACAACAACGCGGACGGCACCTACCACATCACCTACAGCCCAGCCTTTCCTGGCACCTATACCATTACCATCAAGTATGGCGGGCACCCTGTCCCCAAATTCCCCACCCGCGTCCACGTGCAGCCTGCTGTTGACACCAGTGGAATCAAGGTCTCGGGGCCCGGGGTGGAGCCTCATG GTGTCCTGCGTGAGGTGACCACAGAGTTCACTGTGGATGCAAGATCCCTAACAGCCACTGGTGGGAACCATGTGACAGCGCGTGTACTCAACCCCTCGGGTGCTAAGACGGACACCTATGTGACGGACAATGGTGATGGCACCTACCGAGTGCAGTACACCGCCTATGAAGAGG GCGTGCATCTGGTGGAGGTGCTGTATGACGATGTAGCTGTGCCCAAGAGCCCCTTCAGAGTGGGCGTGACGGAGGGCTGTGACCCCACCCGAGTGCGGGCCTTCGGGCCAGGCTTGGAGAGTGGCTTAGTCAACAAGGCCAACCACTTCACTGTGGAGACCAG GGGAGCTGGCACTGGAGGCCTCGGCCTAGCCATCGAGGGCCCCTCGGAAGCCAAGATGTCCTGCAAAGACAATAAGGATGGCAGCTGTACCGTGGAGTACATCCCCTTCACCCCTGGAGACTATGACGTCAACATCACCTTCGGGGGGCGGCCCATCCCAG ggagccccttCCGGGTGCCGGTGAAGGACGTGGTGGACCCTGGGAAGGTGAAGTGctcagggccagggctgggggccggTGTCCGGGCCCGGGTACCCCAGACCTTCACAGTGGACTGCAGCCAAGCTGGCCGGGCCCCACTGCAAGTGGCCGTGCTGGGCCCCACAG GTGTGGCCGAGCCCGTGGAGGTGCTTGACAATGGAGGTGGCACCCACACCGTCCACTACACTCCAGCCACGGATGGGCCCTACACGGTAGCTGTCAAGTATGCTGACCAGGAGGTGCCACGTAG CCccttcaagatcaaggtgcttcCTGCCCACGATGCCAGCAAGGTGCGGGCCAGTGGCCCTGGCCTCAATGCCTCTGGCATCCCTGCCAGCCTGCCTGTGGAGTTCACCATTGATGCCCGGGATGCTGGCGAGGGTTTGCTCACCGTCCAGATCCTG gatcctgagggaAAGCCCAAGAAGGCCAACATCCGAGACAACGGGGATGGCACGTACACCGTGTCCTACCTGCCAGACATGAGTGGCCGGTACACCATCACCATCAAGTATGGTGGCGACGAGATCCCCTACTCACCCTTCCGCATCCATGCCCTGCCCACTGGGGATGCCAGCAAGTGTCTTGTCACAG TGTCCATTGGAGGCCATGGCCTGG GTGCCTGCCTGGGACCCCGCATCCAGATTGGGGAGGAGACCGTGATCACAGTAGATGCCAAGGCAGCAGGCAAGGGGAAGGTGACATGCACGGTATCCACGCCGGATGGGGCAGAGCTCGACGTGGACGTGGTTGAGAACCACGATGGTACCTTTGACATCTACTACACAGCACCCGAGCCCGGCAAGTACGTCATCACCATCCGCTTTGGAGGCGAGCACATCCCCAACAGCCCCTTCCATGTGCTG GCGTGTGACCCCATGCCCCACGTGGAGGAGCCTGCTGACGTGCTGCAGCTGCCCCGGCCCAGCACCTACCCCACACACTGG GCCACAGAGGAGCCAGTGGTGCCTGCAGAGCCAATGGAATCCATGCTGAGGCCCTTCAACCTGGTCATccccttcactgtgcagaaaggGGAACTCACGG GGGAGGTACGGATGCCCTCTGGGAAAACGGCCCGGCCCAACATCACCGACAATAAGGACGGCACCATCACGGTGAGATATGCACCCACAGAGAAAGGCCTACACCAGATGGGGATCAAGTATGACGGCAACCACATCCCTG GAAGTCCCCTGCAGTTCTACGTGGACGCCATCAACAGCCGCCATGTCAGTGCCTATGGGCCAGGCCTGAGCCATGGCATGGTCAACAAGCCGGCAACCTTCACCATTGTCACCAAGGATGCTGGGGAAG GGGGTCTGTCCCTGGCTGTGGAGGGCCCATCCAAGGCTGAGATCACCTGCAAGGACAACAAGGACGGCACCTGCACCGTGTCCTACCTGCCCACTGCGCCCGGAGACTATAGCATCATCGTGCGCTTTGATGACAAGCACATCCCAGGGAGCCCCTTCACAGCCAAGATcacag GTGATGACTCAATGCGCACATCACAGCTGAACGTGGGCACCTCCACGGATGTGTCACTGAAGATCACCGAGAGTGACCTGAGCCTGCTGACCGCCAGCATCCGTGCCCCCTCCGGCAATGAGGAGCCCTGCCTGTTAAAGCGCCTGCCCAACCGGCACATTG GCATCTCCTTCACCCCCAAGGAGGTTGGGGAGCACGTGGTGAGCGTGCGCAAGAGTGGCAAGCACGTCACCAACAGCCCCTTCAAGATCTTGGTGGGGCCATCTGAGATCGGGGACGCCAGCAAGGTGCGGGTCTGGGGCAAAGGCCTGTCCGAGGGACACACCTTCCAGGTGGCGGAGTTCATCGTGGACACTCGCAATGCAG GTTATGGAGGCTTGGGGCTGAGTATTGAAGGCCCCAGCAAAGTGGACATCAACTGTGAGGACATGGAAGATGGTACATGTAAAGTCACTTATTGCCCCACGGAGCCTGGCACCTACATCATCAACATCAAATTTGCTGACAAGCACGTGCCTG gaagcccatTCACTGTGAAGGTTACCGGCGAAGGCCGCATGAAGGAAAGCATCACCCGGCGCAGACAGGCACCTTCCATTGCCACCATCGGCAGCACTTGTGACCTCAACCTCAAGATCCCAG GGAACTGGTTCCAGATGGTGTCTGCCCAGGAGCGCCTGACGCGCACCTTCACGCGTAGCAGCCACACGTACACCCGCACAGAGCGCACGGAGATCAGCAAGACGCGGGGTGGGGAGACCAAGCGCGAGGTGCGGGTGGAGGAGTCCACCCAGGTGGGTGGAGATCCCTTCCCTGCTGTCTTCGGAGACTTCCTGGGCCGGGAGCGCCTGGGCTCCTTCGGCAGCATCACCCGGCAGCAGGAGG GTGAAGCCAGTTCTCAGGACATGACTGCACAGGTGACCAGCCCATCGGGCAAGATGGAAGCCGCAGAGATCGTTGAGGGAGAAGACAGCGCATACAGTGTGCGTTTCGTGCCCCAGGAGATGGGGCCCCATACAGTCACTGTCAAATACCGTGGTCAGCATGTGCCTGGCAGCCCCTTTCAGTTTACTGTGGGGCCACTGGGTGAAGGTGGTGCCCACAAAGTGAGGGCTGGTGGCACAGGACTGGAACGAGGTGTGGCCGGCGTgccag CCGAGTTCAGCATTTGGACTCGAGAAGCAGGTGCCGGGGGCCTGTCCATTGCTGTGGAGGGACCCAGCAAGGCGGAGATTGCTTTTGAAGACCGAAAAGATGGCTCCTGTGGCGTCTCCTATGTTGTCCAAGAACCAG GTGACTATGAGGTCTCCATCAAGTTCAATGACGAGCACATACCAGACAGCCCCTTTGTGGTGCCTGTGGCCTCCCTCTCAGATGATGCTCGCCGCCTCACCGTCACCAGCCTGCAG GAGACAGGGCTCAAGGTGAACCAACCAGCCTCCTTCGCGGTGCAGCTGAATGGTGCTCGGGGCGTGATCGACGCTAAAGTACACACGCCCTCGGGTGCAGTGGAGGAGTGCTACGTCTCTGAGCTGGACAGCG ACAAGCACACCATCCGCTTCATCCCCCATGAGAACGGCGTCCACTCTATTGATGTCAAGTTCAACGGTGCCCACATCCCCGGAAGTCCCTTCAAGATCCGTGTTGGGGAACAGAGCCAGGCAGGGGACCCAGGCTTGGTGTCAGCTTATGGTCCTGGGCTTGAGGGAGGCACCACTG GTGTATCATCAGAGTTCATTGTCAACACCCTGAATGCGGGCTCAGGGGCCCTGTCTGTCACCATCGACGGCCCCTCCAAGGTGCAGCTAGACTGTCGGGAGTGTCCTGAGGGCCACGTGGTCACTTATACTCCCATGGCCCCTGGCAACTACCTCATTGCCATCAAGTATGGTGGCCCCCAGCACATCGTGGGCAGCCCCTTCAAGGCCAAGGTCACAG GTCCCCGGCTGTCTGGAGGCCATAGCCTTCACGAAACATCCACGGTTCTGGTGGAGACTGTGACCAAGTCATCCTCCAGCCGCGGCTCCAGCTACAGCTCCATCCCTAAGTTCTCCTCAGATGCCAGCAAAGTGGTGACACGGGGCCCAGGGCTGTCCCAGGCCTTTGTGGGCCAGAAGAACTCCTTCACTGTGGACTGCAGCAAAGCAG gCACCAACATGATGATGGTGGGCGTGCATGGGCCCAAGACCCCCTGTGAGGAGGTGTATGTGAAGCACATGGGGAACCGGGTATACAACGTCACCTACACCGTCAAGGAGAAAGGGGACTACATCCTCATTGTCAAGTGGGGCGACGAAAGCGTCCCTGGAAGTCCCTTCAAAGTCAACGTGCCCTGA